A window of Canis lupus familiaris isolate Mischka breed German Shepherd chromosome 12, alternate assembly UU_Cfam_GSD_1.0, whole genome shotgun sequence genomic DNA:
AAGCTCTTGAAACAtgggtttttttgggggaggggtgggatcCAGCACACCATACCATACCCCTAGAACTTGCAGACCCCAGGGCCGAGACCAGAACAGTGACCACCTATGGAGAGCAAATAGGGATATACTCACAAACTGGAACTCAGTTGCTgaccctgccccagcctcagCTTTCTTGTCGGCACCAGCTGGAAAGAGAAATACCAATTCAGTCATCATATGATATCATCTATTACAGACCAAGCGAAGATAAGCCTCTGGCCTAATTCTGCAGAAAAAGCCATGTCAGCAAATACACTGCATGAAGTACAAGTAACTTACACCCAGGGGTGGGAAACACCCCATGAACCacttctgcccccccccacccccggcagctTCCCTTAAGTCATCCTTCAAAACTTACCTGCAAACCTTCACCTCCAGGAAGGCTGCCCAGACCACAAAGCCTAGATTATATGCCCTTCTATGTGGCCCAAGAAGACCCTCACTTCCATCGAGTTACTTACATGCTTCAGATAAGCATCTAGCAACAGGGGAAGAGATAAAGGACAAAAAGGCCCACAGAAGCCAAAAGCAACCCTGTGGTGACCACAGCAGAGAACAAGTAAGATGAAAGACCCAGTGCTGCCCTGACCTGTATGGCAGGCAAGAGTCCAAACTGAGGTGTGTGAAAATACATCTAACATTTCAAGACTTCAGAGGATGGGAAGTATCTTAGTATTTATAGATTACATactgaaataacattttagaacTTTGAGGCTCAGGTCCAATCTTACATTCTCTGGAGAACCACTCTCTAACTCCCATGTGGGACTTCTAGTAAGAGCCACCATTAACCTTCTCTCAAGTTAGTCTGATCGTTGGAGAAATTTGTTCTCACTACCCAGTAACATAGTCAAGTgctcacttttattttatacctTGCTTTCTTAACACAGTTAACTGCTTCTCAACAAAGACACAGACTCTAAAATCCCAAGTCTGCCCACGGAGCTAGGGACCTGTATCTCCATCTGCTCTCCTGCTGTCTTCTGGTTTAACAAGCCAGGTGCCTTAATGCTCTTTCCCCAGAGAGCCACTGGCTGACTCCTTCCTTCAGGTGTTTAAATCACATTTCTGTGGCTTTCCCTGAAAACCCTACTGAAAATTGCACCATCTGCACTTGAATTTTTCCCTGGAGCACCCACACCATGGACATAGTATATACTCATTTCTGCTTACCAGTTTCCTACCACTAAATTACAATTTCAACGAGAAAGGTCTTTTGTCTGTTATGCACACTACTGCCTTTCCAACCCCTAGAACACAACCTGGCAAGTCAGACACTCAGTATGTGTTGACTGAAGAACAAACATCTGTTATTCCAAGTCAATACAAACACGTGCTACTTAAGAACAAGATTTCTAACTATTTTcgcattaagaaaacaaagatagggatgcctgggtggctccgcggtttggcacctgccttcagcccagggtgtgatcttggagttccgggatcgagtcccacatcgggtttcctgcgaggtgcctgcttctccctctgcctgcctctctctgtgtctcttgtgaataagggaaggaaaggaaagaaaaaaggaaaggaaaggaaaaaggaaaggaaaggaaaaaggaaaggaaaggaaaggaaaaaggaaaggaaaaaggaaaggaaaaaggaaaggaaaggaaaggaaaggaaaggaaaggaaaggaaaaaggaaaggaaaggaaacaacaaagatAACGTAAACGGGCCCTGCCCTCAACGAGCTTGGGACACAGGAAtacaaccagaaaacaaagaaaagcatgtTGTTCTCCTGAGTTTTCAGTGCTGCTCTAGTTAAAGGTCTTTAACTCAAGCCTTTGGTATCCCCAGTGAGGGGGCTTGTCTCTTAATCCCATCCATCAAATACCTGCACCAGGTAAGAGACATAGAGGACTCCAGCTAAAGATGGCCTGGAGACTACGAATCCTTCCTGGTCACCTTGGCATTTCCAAGGGCTAAACCCCAGCCAGGGTGACTGAGAACCCAGAGATTCTCCCCCAAAGCCCCTGAGAGAGATGCTTTACTCACGGGGCACAGCGCTTCGTCTGTAGGTGTCTCTGTCAGCTTCCCCTCGTGTCAGTCTTGCAGGTCGCTCTCCCTCCAGACCTATAAATTAAACCACACTGTGAATGTAAGGCGATGAGGGAACTCTGTTGCCTTCAGGCCAAGAAAAGTGGaattgctctcctttttttttttggtttttttttttttttggaattgctCTCCTTATGCTCACTGGCAGCAACTTAGTTATGATGGGTTAAAGGGACACAACTGAGCTGTCTGCCAGAAATGTCAATCACTGACCCTAGCTCCTCAAAGGTCGAGGacattaataatgaaaatgcCATCCATCTGCAAAAGGACTGCctttttttctactgtttctCAACATACACACCCTTTCCAATTACTTGGCAAATTAAGCAATCCAACCACTTCCACAAACATCTAAATAGCCCAAATTTTGAACCTGACTCAACTCTGAAGTGGAAAATCTCTTGTGCAAACAGCAAAGCCCCAACTCCAGTAGTCAGTGTATAAATATAGAGGCCACCAAGAATCCTCCAGTTGCCCTGGGCTTCTCCACACACCTCACTAGGGTGTGGATATATATGAAGGCAGACATATAAactacttttaaaacattatcatAAACACTAGAAATTTAATCTGGTATTTTTCCTAGTTACCCTGCAAACTTGCCAACTTTACTTTCGAGTCCACATGATTAGAACATAAACTGTAGTCGATCTTGAACAAGACAGGTTTGAAATGCATGGGTTCATGATCTTTTTGATCAATGAGATTATAGTAGCACAATGAATCTATTTTCCTTATGATcttcttaataatgttttctctATTATAAGGATAGGGTATATAACAGATGTACAAACTGTACGCCAATCCACTATTTGTTATCAGACAGACTTCCGGTCAATAGCAAGTTGTTAGTAGTTTTCAGAGAAtcaagttatacatggattttggACTATGAGGCGGGTAGGGTTGGGGGAGACGGACGACGACACAGGTGTCCCAGGCCCTGAGCTGTTTCAAAGGTcaattatgttattattttttcagcCCAAGAAGACTGAACCTAAAATAAATGCCAGGTTCCATCTATGCCAACAAAATCAGAATCTGTAGGGGCACAGACAATGGTATCCCACTGCCCCTGAGACTCCAAGATGCAGCAGAGAACCTCTGCTCTACAGATACATAACCCCACCACCTAACCACCTGAATCCCCTAAGGAGAATtcataaaaaatacagattcctgagCTACCAAGCTTCTCCCTACGGGACCCAGACAGTCTTGGTGATCATCTGTTTTTAGGGATCTCTGCACTTCATCACCCAAGCCCACAGACTACTACTACCAAGCTCCTGTAACAAGTTCTTTCAGAAACTAGGGAAAGAGAACCATAACCTTGAGAAAACACAATTGTGAGCCAGCAATGGTCTTGAGCCAGAACGTAATCCACCATCCCCCCACAAGCACATCCTTTCACACTATCATACACACATCCGTTTTCCCCTATTTGACTTCTGATTATTTTTGCTCCCATCGccaagaaattctagaaaattctccATTCCATTTCTCTCACATGTGGCAAACAGTTTTGCTCCGTCCTGCCAGTTACTCAATACTCTACCACATGTGCCTGGACACAGACTATATTCTGTGCTTAATGGGATCTCCTGGGATGGTTTGAAGAACTGACCTGACTGCAGTTCCATTACAAGTCTAAGTCCCATGTCAGGGGACAGAGGCTCCAGGACGAGGCCTAGGTCCTGCATGCAGGGCTCCTCTAACGCCGACCCCAATGGTGTATCCTAAGGCCTCCTTTGCCCTCCGCAGTTTCACGTACACCGTTCCTGAGAAAGAGCAGTTGCAGAGCAGGTCTTTTATTCGGGCGACATACCTTTGGGCCGTGGCCTGCCGGTCTCCGGTCTGCTGCGGCGCAGAGTGGCAGGCACGATCTCGGGGGGTAGGTGGAGGTAATCACGGAGATACTGGATACCCTCGTTGGTAAGGTACCAGTAGAAATGTCTCCAAGCAAACTGTTCCTTTACGTAGCCTCGGGATTTGAGAGACtgtaagacagaaagaaaaccacCGTCAAGACACAAGCAGAGACTTCAATCTAGCAACTCAGTGCAAAAGGAAGCTACGTTGCATAGACAAGTTTTCACGGTGTATCTACCTCAGCGCCCTTGGAGGCAACAAGCTGCTTGGCTGTCCTGACCTCTCCTTGGAATCTGCCTCTAGTTTAGTGGAAAATCCCTCCATCTGCACCCCACTCCAGCAGCCCCCAGGCTACCTGCATGGCCTTCATGACGTGAAGGTTGGGCACATTCTTGTCGGCCAGTTCAGGGTGTTTGGGCATGTGGACGTCCTTCTTTGCCACCATCACCCCCTCCTTGAAAAGGAGTTCATAAATGGCGATTCGGTTCTTCTTGGGCATCAACATCTGGAATGAAGCAAAATCATCCGGAGCGTTTCTAAGCAGTGCAGCTAGGGGCCAGCCGGGTGAGCTACGTGCAAGACCCCAGCACGACCACCCCGAACCCCGTCCAACGGGCTGAAACCTCAAACCACAGCACAGAAAACATGCAGGGAGATCTTGAAACCCTGCAAAACGGAACGCCGCCAGTGACCCTCCTCCACTCCCCAGAGACGCGTGAGAAGACAGCTGCCGTGACACTGGAGCAGAAACAGGGGCAGGGCTCCCGAACGCTCCAGACCCACGGAGGAGTAACGGGCCAGGGGGGCGCGGGCGCAAACCCCGCACCCCGGGGCACTTGGGGAGGATCAGCAACTGTACGCAGCGCGGAAGGGCGCGGCACACTTTCGGGGACGCAGGGAGGGTCTGGAGGGCCCTCCGTTCGTGGCGGGCCGCGGACCCAAAAGCAAAGGGCCGAGCAAGGAGGCCCGCACCTTCACCCCCTTCCATTCTTCCCTCAAACTAGAGCTCCAGGGCCGGGCAAGGAGGCGGCCCGCGGCGAGCGGGCAAACGAGGCGCAGCTTCCCTCACCTCGCCTGAGGCTGGCCGCGACACAAGGGCTTCACACCTCCCCTCCTCGGCCTCCGCCGACGGGACGCCAGTCCTCTCCTACTAGAGCCCCCCGGCCCCCTCACTACTCAAAAACGGGCGTGCTAGGAGCGGGAGAgcggccccccgccccgtccccggGGAGGAGCAGCGACTGCGACAGCCGGAGAGCCAGGATGGACGCCGATGGGAGCCGGACCACGGAGAAACTCACCTTGGCGCCTGCTACGACCCGGACCGGGGCTGGAAAGGAAGGGGCatgcgcggcgcggcgcggcgtcTCTTCCGGGCTGGcgtgccccgcccccccgcgaGGACCCGCGGGCTGCCTGGGGTGGCCTCGGCGGTGCCTGACAGGCCGCCGCGGACCCTGAGCGCTCCCGCGGCGCGCGTACGTGGAGCGGACGCTGGCACCTGTGAGCCTGGTGCCGGGCGGAAGGCGGTTGCCTTGGTGCTGGGACTGGCGCCTCGGAAACGCGCTGCTCCTTGACCTCCCACGGATGACCTGTGATTATGGAAGTGATAGATGTTCTTTGAACGGAGACAGGACAGACAAAAcgataacaataataaaagaatgaaaacagcaTCCTATGGGCCAAATGTAATGGCTCTTAACATTTTGGTATCTGCTCTTCCAAACTCAGATGCACCCGCGCAAATACATACATGTACGTATTTAACAAAGACGGGCTGTTTCGCGCGTACATTATGTAAGGTGTGGT
This region includes:
- the RPS10 gene encoding 40S ribosomal protein S10 codes for the protein MLMPKKNRIAIYELLFKEGVMVAKKDVHMPKHPELADKNVPNLHVMKAMQSLKSRGYVKEQFAWRHFYWYLTNEGIQYLRDYLHLPPEIVPATLRRSRPETGRPRPKGLEGERPARLTRGEADRDTYRRSAVPPGADKKAEAGAGSATEFQFRGGFGRGRGQPPQ